DNA sequence from the Desulfofalx alkaliphila DSM 12257 genome:
AGGAAAGCCCCACTACAAGCAAGGTATTGCCCATACAAGAAACCCCAACAGTGGTTTTAGGTTTGGGAAACCAAAATTTAAACGATTGGTTTAAAAATACTTTTTCTGGTCTAGTGGAAATATTGGCATCAACCACTACCCCTGATGAATTTAAACAAGCTGTTGGTTTTTACAATCCTGATATTGCAATCATCATGCGACCCAGTCCTATGGGTGGGTTACCGGAAGCAGATGTATTAGCAAAGTGGGCAACCCATCAAGTACATGCTGTGCTTTTTGTTGCAGGTGAGTTAGATGAACAGGGTACAGTTATGGCAGATACGGTTAAGTCCGCAGGAGGACATGTTCTTTCCTGTCCTCCTGGCGAAACCATTAGCGGGGACGAACTGGTACTGTTGATGCGGTCAATTATTACAGAGTTGCCCAAAGAAATAAGTAGTGAAAATACAGAAGTTAAAACACCCAAAATTCCAACAATAAACTTAGAGGCTCTAAAAAAAGAAGCATCTCAACTGTCTAGTGTTTTAAAGTTAAACGGCAAAAAGAAAAAGACAGCGGAAATAAAAATACCAATTGAAAACATGCCCCGGCAAAATAATAAGCAAAACACAAACCCCACTGCAATAGTCGCAGGGGGGCTTTTTGCTGTAGTCTCTCCATGGAGACCGGGGCTTGCAGGAAGTATTGCCGCGGAAATAGGTAAGATGTTGGCAGAAGAAACAGAGGGGCCTGTTGCAGTTATAGGGGCTACTGGACATAGCACTGCAGCATTATGGCTTGAAGTGCCTGAAGAAGAGTTAATCTTGTCTGACTGGCGGGTGCCCGGTTCACAAGCACCCGTTGTTATTAACAATATTAACATTTGGGCCGTTGACCCTGTTAAGTCGCTACATACTAAAGTAGAAGAAGAATTGTTAGATTTAGTCGCCAGCGTAAGACAGGCGGCTACATACACCGTAATAGATTTAGCAAGTGACATGGAGTTGGCTCAAAAGTTAGTCTATCAGAAAAATGCCGTAATACTGGTTGTTCTTCCGGGTACTGATCTGGTGGAGTATAAAACCTCGTTATTTTGGCTTAATCGTCTTAAAGAAGGCAAGGAAAATATTGTTACTGGTATTGATTTAAGGGGGGTGTCAATAGATATGCCTGAAGATATTAAACCTACGGTGGTTATTGAAACTAATCCCGCTGAAACCTTAAAGAAAGTCTTGAAGAAGAATCTAGATGAGTTTGTGTGGTTGTAATGGGAGGATGCAATGGGCTCAAATATTTCTCATTTAATTGTTGCGGTTATCAGTGTGATAGCAAGTGTTGGGTGTTTTTGGTGGTTAAGCAAACTAACTGCTTTGTCTTTTTTGGTTAAGGTAGGCCTTACATGGGTTATTATTGCAGGGATTGCGATCTTAATATGGCTAGTGCTGTTTTTAATAGTACTAGTAGTGAAAGTATATTGCACTTTAAAAAATATAGGCTAATTGATACCGAGGAGGTAAATTAATGAGTAATTCTAAAAACTGCCCTGATAACCATTTTATTAAAGTAGGTCAAGCTGATACAGGAATAAAGACTACAATGCACAAACATGAGGTTCAATTAGATGTATTAAAAGAGTTCAATAAATTGCATGGATCACAAAGACCAACAGAAACATTACAGAGGTTTCTTATGTCACGACGGGTAGAAGTAGAAGTCAAACCTGGTACAAAGATGTGTACCGGTATGCTTGATGGCAAGAAGGGCTTATCCTTTGGAAGAACTATGGGGTCAGAAGGCTCCCGTATGAGCTCTTTTAAAAACATGTTGAGCAAGATAGAACCCTCAAAAACAAAAGTAATAGACCCTAAAAGTGAGTGGTTAGATAAGGAAAAAAACTTGTCCAAAGAACTGCCTTCCATGGAAAACAGATTTACCAATGCACTCAAAGCTAAACCAGGCCCTCCTTTAGCTGGTGAAACAAAACCAGAAGTTGATTGGGCTGACATTATCTGCAATAACACACAGAGGAAAGAGGAAAAATGAGAGATTATAAAATCTCTTTATCAGGTAGAATTAACGCTGCCTTAATTGTAAGTGTCTTAGTAATTAAGGTTGCTTTATATTTGTCCGGGATGTTAGTGGAATGGTCAGAAGTATTGATTATACAATTAACCGATAAGTAAGGGAGAGTGCAGATAATTGAATATGTTAAAAAAATATCTACACATCATATTAGCTATTGCCTTAGCTGTTGGTGGTGCCACAGCAGCATGGTACTTTATTCAATCCCAAACCCCAACAGAGAGGGTAGTAGTTACCAAGGGTAAATACCAAGCAGGAACAGTGTTAACGCAACATCACATTGGCACAAAGTTGGTGGGTAAAGCTATGCTGCCAGACGGTGCCATAACAAGCCCCGAAGATGTTATCGGTAGAACTCTAACTATGAGTGTTTTAGATGATGAAGTTGTCCGAGCAGATCATTTAATAGCTGGTCAAGGTAATCTAAGCGCTAGATTAGTTACAGTTGCACCAGGTAGAGTGGCGGTAGATTTACCGCAGGATGCAGCCGCAGGACTTAGAGGAATAGAGGTAGGCGATAGGGTAAACATCTACGGCGAAATAGGTATTGTAACCGGTGATGGTCAAGATGCTACCATCGTAGATAAAGTAGCCGAAAATGCCATAATCTTATATGCCCCGAATCCTAATGACATGGCAAGCGGGGTAGCAGCAATTATCATAGCTTGTGAACCCGAAGAAGAAAAAATAATAGCTGATGTACTCACTAGGGGTAAAAGGGTAACCCTTTTCTTACAGCAGGAAGGGGTGCAGTAAGTGTTAGGTAAACTTATTAATCTTGCCAAGAAAAATAAAGAGTACCAAGAAGAAGAATGTCCGGTACTTTGGCAACCGGGGGAGTATGCAAGTAGCGATGAAGAGACAAAAGAAATAACCCACCTACATAACATACCGGTTAAACCACAAGCAATAACTGGTAGGGGTATGGTTTGGACTGTGCAATCACCGCAGGGTGGAGATGGTGCTACAACAGTGGCCACAAACCTAGCAGCACTTCTTGCAATAACAAGTCCAGAAAAGGTAATAATTATTGATTTAGACGGTATTGGGGCTGTGCGTTCCAGAATGGGCTTACCTGTCTCCCAATGCTTAGTTAATATTTTAGACTGGCAGGATATAACTTCTACCACAGACATGCAAAGGGCTATGGTATCCCACTCAACGGGAGTTATGGTAGTGCCTGGCGTTGTGCACTATGACCATATGGAACAGATAAACCCAAGGTTTCTTTTCAACATGCTGACAATTTCAAAAGAGCGTTTTGACCATATAGTGTTAGATTGCCCACCCATTAGTTTTAACCCTAATACTTGGGCAGCAGCATTAGTTTCTGACTGTATTATTACAGTATTAAAACCGGATCGGACAAGCCTTGACCTTGCAAGAGACAACATTAGCTATATTCACAGGCTAGATTGCTATAATCGGTCCTTTGTAATTTTGAACCAGTCAGGAATACCTGGGGGCCTTAAAGCAACAGATTTACAAGACAACCCCGAGATAGGTATAGATATACACTATACATTGCCTTACAGTGTGTTTGTGGCTGAGGCAAACAACCGAAGGGAGCTGGTAGCAAGGGCAAAACCCAAAGATGTTTTTTCAATAGCATTAAAGGACTTAGTTAAGAAAATGGGGGGAGAAAGATAAATGAGTTTAGATACCGAATTGATACAAAAAATATCCTCTCTCTGCGGTGAGCACCGGCACTTTGAATTTATAGATGACACCGTATCATCTGACCAAGACGTTGCTATGAGTAATGTACCGGGGCTAAGCGTTGTAGACTATGACCGTATTAGGGTGTATGTACAGACAGAATTAAGAAGGCAGTTAAAGCCGGAGGAACAACGTCGGTCAAGAGATCCACTGGTTAGGTCAAAGCTTCGTTCTATAGTAGCTAGGGCTTTAGTAGCTAATGATATACCACTAGGTCAAAATGCAGCAGAAAAACTGGTTGATGAACTGGGTAATGACTGCTTAGGTTTTGGCCCAATAGAACCATTCTTTTTCGACAAAGACGTAACTGAAATGATTTTCAATAAAGATGAAATACGAATTGAAAAGCATGGAAAGTTAGAGTTAATAGAAGGTGTTGTTTTTAAAAGCGAAGATCATATTAGAGATGTATTAGACAGAATGATTGCTCCCACTGGTAGAAGTATAAGTCCTAACGTGCCTTGGGTTAATGCAACACTTTGGGATGGTAGTCGTTTAATTGCCCAAATCCCTCCGCTGTCCCCGGAGGGAACGCTTGTGACTATACGCAGATTCCGAGATGATATGACTATAGAAAAGCTGTTAGAAAGAAAAGCATT
Encoded proteins:
- a CDS encoding SAF domain-containing protein — its product is MLKKYLHIILAIALAVGGATAAWYFIQSQTPTERVVVTKGKYQAGTVLTQHHIGTKLVGKAMLPDGAITSPEDVIGRTLTMSVLDDEVVRADHLIAGQGNLSARLVTVAPGRVAVDLPQDAAAGLRGIEVGDRVNIYGEIGIVTGDGQDATIVDKVAENAIILYAPNPNDMASGVAAIIIACEPEEEKIIADVLTRGKRVTLFLQQEGVQ
- a CDS encoding AAA family ATPase codes for the protein MLGKLINLAKKNKEYQEEECPVLWQPGEYASSDEETKEITHLHNIPVKPQAITGRGMVWTVQSPQGGDGATTVATNLAALLAITSPEKVIIIDLDGIGAVRSRMGLPVSQCLVNILDWQDITSTTDMQRAMVSHSTGVMVVPGVVHYDHMEQINPRFLFNMLTISKERFDHIVLDCPPISFNPNTWAAALVSDCIITVLKPDRTSLDLARDNISYIHRLDCYNRSFVILNQSGIPGGLKATDLQDNPEIGIDIHYTLPYSVFVAEANNRRELVARAKPKDVFSIALKDLVKKMGGER